A genomic window from Lotus japonicus ecotype B-129 chromosome 1, LjGifu_v1.2 includes:
- the LOC130718533 gene encoding uncharacterized protein LOC130718533, translated as MGDVNVCHECLPKFLKKKKKMADADDVCSSELRQERDDEEEEEEEVQSILNSGSRKRAASSSDAAATTVFKAKKGKIGKSLTVFSEESVNDVSNEDARARVTQIIARFFYMNGIALNLAESDSFNDMVCAIGNYGPGLEIPSYHEMRVPLLKNELKETKEWVKGHEEDWPKFGCTIMVDACTDKKNRTLMNLRLNCRSETVFVKSVDASAYMETGDKLFELLDSFVEEIGEKNVVQVITDHSDKYELAGKLLQAKRANLYWTPNAPCCVDLMLQDIGRIPRVKRTIQRGITLVGFIYSNSSSLNMLMKFTKKIELVRQGVTRFATTVLTLQRLYKQKSNLKKMFTSDEWLSSNRFKDDKGKRATNIVLMPRFWKDVVYSLKVMGPVAHALRVVCNEKNPGMGHIYQVMNSAKEAIQQSFNGNEDEYKDIFAIIDKRWECQLHHPLHAAGYFLNPEFFYGNPQIKCDAEVLEELFECMERLIPTDKEFGNLANELASYMSGEGIFGSKEAKSSLGFDPSSWWESYGSSTPNLQAFAIKVLNLTCHAYGCDAFGCERNWNIFENIHFKKRSKLEQQKLEDLVFIKCNQDLKERFHYYDIPDPLLLNDIDYSNEWLVGEMSEDGETNKEELVFNDDTFTWGAVPHVVGVGEPETLTKWQARLKNKETSRPSSSRARDIIADAEEEVTYDVEIEEEDEAAINKYIYEEMYKDDESSEEQGDNEFY; from the exons ATGGGGGATGTCAATGTTTGCCATGAATGTTTGCCGAAgtttctgaagaagaagaagaaaatggctGACGCTGATGATGTGTGCAGTTCTGAGTTGCGGCAAGAGCGCGatgacgaagaagaagaagaagaagaagtgcaATCGATACTCAATTCCGGAAGCAGAAAAAGAGCCGCGTCGTCGAGCGATGCTGCTGCTACAACTGTGTTTAAGGCCAAGAAAGGTAAAATTGGTAAGAGCTTAACTGTGTTTAGTGAAGAAAGTGTAAATGATGTTTCTAATGAAGATGCAAGGGCTAGGGTTACGCAGATTATAGCTcgatttttttatatgaatgGAATAGCTTTAAATCTTGCGGAATCAGATAGCTTCAATGATATGGTTTGTGCTATTGGAAACTATGGTCCCGGCTTAGAGATTCCTAGCTATCATGAGATGAGAGTTCCACTGTTAAAGAATGAGCTGAAGGAAACTAAGGAGTGGGTGAAGGGTCACGAGGAAGATTGGCCGAAATTCGGATGTACCATTATGGTGGATGCATGTACAGATAAGAAGAATAGGACCTTGATGAATTTGAGGTTGAATTGTAGATCTGAGACTGTGTTTGTAAAGAGCGTTGATGCTTCTGCGTATATGGAGACTGGGGATAAACTATTTGAATTGTTGGATAGTTTTGTAGAGGAGATTGGGGAAAAGAATGTTGTTCAAGTGATAACTGACCACAGCGACAAATATGAATTGGCTG GTAAATTATTACAAGCCAAAAGAGCAAATCTTTATTGGACTCCAAATGCTCCGTGTTGTGTGGATTTGATGTTACAAGACATTGGAAGGATTCCTCGAGTTAAAAGGACAATACAAAGAGGTATCACTCTTGTAGGCTTTATTTACAGCAACTCATCGTCCTTGAACATGTTGATGAAGTTCACAAAGAAAATAGAATTGGTTAGGCAAGGAGTCACAAGGTTTGCTACAACAGTTCTTACATTGCAAAGGCTGTACAAACAAAAAAGCAATCTCAAAAAGATGTTCACTTCTGATGAATGGTTGAGCTCGAATAGGTTTAAGGATGATAAGGGGAAAAGGGCAACAAACATTGTACTCATGCCTAGATTTTGGAAAGATGTTGTTTATTCTCTTAAAGTTATGGGGCCTGTTGCGCATGCTCTTAGGGTAGTTTGTAATGAAAAAAATCCTGGGATGGGTCATATATATCAAgtaatgaatagtgctaaggaAGCTATTCAACAATCCTTCAATGGAAATGAAGACGAGTACAAGGACATTTTTGCTATTATCGACAAAAGGTGGGAATGCCAGCTTCACCATCCATTGCATGCAGCAGGCTATTTTCTCAACCCAGAGTTCTTCTATGGCAATCCACAAATTAAATGTGATGCAGAAGTGTTGGAAGAACTTTTTGAATGCATGGAGAGGCTGATACCAACTGACAAAGAGTTTGGTAATTTAGCAAATGAGTTGGCATCATATATGAGCGGTGAAGGAATCTTTGGTTCCAAAGAGGCTAAAAGCAGTCTCGGTTTTGATCCTA GTTCGTGGTGGGAGAGTTATGGATCATCTACTCCAAATTTGCAAGCGTTTGCCATTAAAGTGTTGAACTTGACTTGTCATGCATATGGATGTGATGCATTTGGATGTGAGCGTAACTGGAATATATTTGAGAAT ATTCATTTTAAGAAGAGAAGCAAGCTTGAGCAGCAAAAGTTGGAAGACTTGGTCTTCATTAAGTGTAACCAAGATCTTAAAGAACGTTTTCACTACTATGATATCCCTGATCCCCTTCTCTTGAATGACATTGATTATAGTAATGAGTGGCTGGTGGGAGAAATGAGTGAAGATGGAGAAACTAATAAAGAGGAGTTGGTTTTTAATGATGATACTTTTACTTGGGGAGCTGTTCCTCACGTGGTTGGGGTAGGTGAGCCTGAAACACTCACTAAGTGGCAAGCAAGATTGAAGAACAAAGAAACTTCAAGGCCTTCCAGCTCTAGGGCAAGGGATATTATAGCAGATGCAGAGGAAGAAGTTACATATGATGTAGAAAtcgaagaggaagatgaagcagCGATCAACAAGTATATATATGAAGAAATGTATAAAGATGATGAGAGCTCAGAAGAGCAGGGAGATAATGAGTTTTATTGA
- the LOC130718601 gene encoding glutathione transferase GST 23-like — translation MSGDSVTLIGFWGSPFVFSVKWALELKGVKYQYVEEDLSNKSAMLLQCNPVYKQVPVLVHDGKPLAESQVILEYIDETWKQNPLLPHDPYERAKARFWSKFTQEKCEPVLKATFLKAGEEQQKAVQEVRENLKTLEGGLEGKRYFGGEGIGFTDIAIGWLGYWVRIVEEIVGISLVDTESMAKLNAWFDDFLELPIIKESMPNRDKLLQYIKTFHNALTPPST, via the exons ATGTCAGGGGATTCAGTCACCTTAATAGGGTTCTGGGGTAGTCCATTTGTCTTCAGTGTCAAGTGGGCTCTTGAACTAAAAGGGGTGAAATACCAATATGTGGAAGAAGATCTCAGCAACAAAAGTGCCATGCTCCTACAGTGTAATCCTGTTTACAAGCAGGTACCAGTTCTGGTGCATGATGGTAAGCCCCTGGCAGAATCACAAGTGATTCTTGAGTATATTGATGAGACCTGGAAGCAAAATCCTCTTCTTCCACATGATCCCTATGAAAGAGCCAAGGCCAGATTCTGGTCCAAATTCACTCAAGAAAAG TGTGAACCAGTACTTAAAGCAACCTTTCTCAAAGCAGGGGAGGAACAACAAAAGGCAGTACAAGAAGTTAGAGAGAATCTAAAGACCCTTGAAGGTGGACTTGAGGGAAAACGCTACTTTGGAGGTGAGGGAATAGGCTTTACTGATATTGCTATTGGGTGGCTTGGATATTGGGTTCGAATAGTGGAGGAGATTGTGGGTATAAGCCTAGTTGATACAGAATCGATGGCTAAGCTTAATGCTTGGTTCGATGATTTTCTTGAGCTTCCTATTATCAAAGAATCCATGCCAAATCGTGATAAACTGCTTCAGTACATCAAGACCTTCCACAATGCGTTGACGCCCCCATCCACCTGA
- the LOC130718550 gene encoding pentatricopeptide repeat-containing protein At5g27460 produces the protein MAANRALSAAIRRISSVISARTLWSSADSGGSAFAHNNHDLKNLISKLRSPNRSPLTALQNWIDQGNVVPPSELRRISRTFLKSKRYHHALEILKWMENQKNLRTIPDDHAMKLELIIETYGITEAEEYFRNLPDSAAKKAACLPLLRGYVRDRDSRKAETFMVKLYELGLVVSPHLYNEMMKLYIATCEYRKVPLVIQQMRRNKVRCNVLSYNLWMSACGEGEGYGVAAVERVFSVMQNDENVEVGWSSLATLANVYVKAGQSDKAIQVLKNAETKLSTFGRLGYFFLMTIYASLKEKEGVLRLWDASKAVAGRISCANYICILTCLVKLEDIVQAKRIFMEWESNCRKYDIRISNILLGAYVRNGLMEEAESLHLHTLQKGGCPNYKTWEILIEGYLNTQRMDEAIISMKRALAMLKDCHWRPPHRHVLAIAEYLEKHGNFEYANEFITDIHNLGLGSVSLYKILLRMHLSANKPPFHILKMMDEDKVEMDNETLSIIKAFTGLKCKEV, from the exons ATGGCGGCGAACCGCGCTCTCTCCGCCGCAATCAGACG CATAAGCTCTGTAATCAGCGCACGAACTCTATGGAGCTCCGCAGATTCTGGCGGTTCAGCATTCGCACACAACAACCACGACCTGAAGAACCTGATATCGAAGCTCAGATCACCCAATCGGAGTCCATTAACGGCGCTTCAGAATTGGATCGACCAAGGCAACGTGGTTCCACCCTCCGAGCTCAGACGCATCTCCAGAACGTTCCTCAAATCCAAGCGCTACCACCACGCACTTGAG ATATTGAAATGGATGGAAAACCAAAAGAATTTGCGAACGATCCCGGATGATCATGCCATGAAATTGGAGTTGATTATTGAAACATATGGTATAACGGAAGCTGAAGAATATTTTAGAAATCTACCTGACTCAGCTGCGAAGAAAGCGGCCTGTCTCCCGCTTTTGCGAGGCTATGTAAGAGATAGGGACAGCAGGAAAGCTGAGACTTTCATGGTGAAGCTCTATGAACTGGGGCTAGTGGTGAGCCCTCACCTGTATAATGAGATGATGAAACTTTATATTGCCACATGTGAGTACAGGAAGGTACCCCTTGTTATCCAGCAAATGAGACGAAATAAAGTACGCTGTAATGTTCTGTCCTACAACCTTTGGATGAGTGCTTGTGGTGAGGGAGAAGGATATGGGGTTGCAGCAGTAGAGAGAGTTTTTAGTGTGATGCAAAATGATGAGAATGTTGAGGTGGGATGGAGCAGTCTTGCTACTTTAGCCAATGTTTATGTGAAAGCAGGACAATCTGATAAGGCTATTCAAGTTCTAAAAAATGCTGAGACGAAACTATCTACCTTTGGCCGTCTTGGTTACTTCTTCCTTATGACAATATATGCCTCTTTGAAGGAAAAGGAGGGAGTCTTGCGGTTATGGGATGCTAGTAAAGCAGTTGCTGGAAGAATCAGTTGTGCCAACTACATTTGCATACTTACATGCTTGGTGAAGCTTGAGGATATAGTACAAGCTAAGAGAATCTTCATGGAATGGGAGTCTAATTGCCGGAAGTACGATATCAGAATCTCTAATATTCTTTTGGGTGCATATGTGCGGAATGGATTAATGGAAGAAGCTGAGTCACTGCATCTCCACACATTACAGAAGGGTGGTTGTCCAAACTACAAAACATGGGAGATTCTCATTGAAGGATATCTCAATACACAAAGAATGGATGAGGCTATTATTTCCATGAAGAGAGCTTTAGCTATGTTGAAAGACTGTCATTGGAGGCCGCCGCATAGGCATGTATTGGCCATAGCAGAGTATTTGGAGAAACATGGGAATTTTGAATATGCAAACGAGTTTATTACAGATATTCATAATTTAGGTCTTGGGAGTGTGTCATTGTATAAAATATTGCTTAGAATGCACCTTTCTGCTAACAAACCACCTTTCCATATCCTTAAAATGATGGATGAAGATAAAGTCGAGATGGATAATGAGACCCTTTCCATCATTAAAGCCTTCACTGG GCTGAAGTGCAAGGAGGTGTAG
- the LOC130718593 gene encoding glutathione transferase GST 23-like, with product MSGDSVTLMGFWGSPFMLRVKWALELKGVQYQYVEEDLSNKSVMLLKYNPVYKKVPVLVHDGKPLAESLVILEYIDETWKQNPLLPHDPYERAKARFWSRFTDEKCVPALMAAFSKVGEEQQKAAQEAREILKTLESGLEGKRYFGGQGIGFADISIGFLGYWIRLVEETVGINLIDTVSMAKLNAWCDDFLELPIIKESIPPHDKLLEHMKAFHKLLTSSST from the exons ATGTCAGGGGATTCAGTCACATTAATGGGGTTCTGGGGTAGTCCATTTATGCTCAGGGTCAAGTGGGCTCTTGAACTAAAGGGGGTGCAGTACCAATATGTGGAAGAAGATCTCAGCAACAAAAGTGTCATGCTCCTGAAGTATAACCCTGTTTACAAGAAGGTACCAGTTCTTGTGCATGATGGTAAACCTCTGGCAGAATCACTAGTGATTCTTGAGTATATTGATGAGACCTGGAAGCAAAATCCTCTTCTTCCACATGATCCCTATGAAAGAGCCAAGGCCAGATTCTGGTCCAGATTCACTGACGAAAAG TGTGTGCCAGCACTTATGGCGGCATTTTCCAAAGTAGGGGAGGAACAACAGAAAGCAGCACAAGAAGCTCGAGAGATTCTGAAGACCCTTGAAAGTGGACTTGAGGGAAAGCGCTACTTTGGAGGCCAAGGAATAGGCTTTGCTGATATTTCTATTGGATTTCTTGGATATTGGATTCGATTGGTGGAAGAAACAGTGGGCATAAACCTAATTGATACAGTGTCAATGGCTAAGCTTAATGCTTGGTGTGATGATTTTCTTGAGCTTCCTATTATCAAAGAGTCCATACCACCTCATGATAAACTGCTTGAGCACATGAAGGCCTTCCACAAGTTATTGACATCTTCATCCACTTGA
- the LOC130718611 gene encoding glutathione transferase GST 23-like has protein sequence MAGGSVTLIGSWASPFVLRVKWALELKGVEYQYVQVDLHNKSDLLLQYNPVYKKVPVLVHDGKHLAESLVILEYIDETWKQNPLLPHDPYERARARFWSRFIDEKCMPAIIGTFSKLGEEQQKAAQELRENLKILEGGLEGKRYFGGETIGFADIAIGWLRYWVGIVEEIVGINLIDTESMAKLNAWFDDFQELPIIKESMPPRDKLLEKNKAFHKFLISSST, from the exons ATGGCAGGGGGTTCAGTCACCTTAATTGGATCGTGGGCTAGTCCATTTGTCCTCAGGGTTAAGTGGGCTCTTGAACTGAAAGGGGTTGAGTACCAATATGTACAAGTAGATCTCCACAACAAAAGTGACTTGCTCCTGCAGTATAACCCTGTTTACAAGAAGGTACCAGTTCTTGTGCATGATGGTAAGCATCTGGCAGAATCACTAGTGATTCTTGAGTATATTGATGAGACCTGGAAGCAAAATCCTCTTCTTCCACATGATCCCTATGAAAGAGCCAGGGCCAGATTCTGGTCCAGATTCATTGATGAAAAG TGTATGCCAGCAATTATTGGGACATTTTCCAAACTAGGGGAGGAACAACAGAAAGCAGCACAAGAACTCAGAGAGAATCTGAAGATCCTTGAAGGTGGACTTGAGGGAAAACGCTACTTTGGAGGTGAAACAATAGGCTTTGCTGATATTGCTATTGGGTGGCTAAGATATTGGGTTGGGATAGTGGAAGAAATTGTGGGCATAAACCTAATTGATACAGAGTCCATGGCTAAGCTTAATGCTTGGTTCGATGATTTTCAGGAGCTTCCTATTATCAAAGAATCCATGCCACCTCGTGATAAACTGCTTGAGAAGAACAAGGCCTTCCACAAGTTCTTGATATCTTCATCCACTTGA
- the LOC130718621 gene encoding serine/threonine-protein kinase PEPKR2, producing the protein MRKKRKGSGADASEENPVILAASSHGSNWRSHYSLEDCSRLKKRCKEDAEAELASSYKSRLAGIATAPPCGTSSLITPGRGLKRKIGCIDVATQMGRKKKIEDDYVMCETIGQGKFGSVWLCRSRVSGAEFACKTLKKGEETVHREVEIMQHLSGHSGVVTLQAVYEEADCFHLVMELCSGGRLIDQVVSDGPYSEQRTANLIKEVMLVVKYCHDMGVVHRDIKPENILLTASGKLKLADFGLAMRISEGQNLTGLAGSPAYVAPEVLLGKYSEKVDIWSAGVLLHVLLVGSLPFQGDSLEAVFEAIKTVKLDFQAGMWESISKPARDLLGRMLTRDTSARISADEVLRHPWILFYTAQTLKMLPIKTKTKHQIGAACGQHITATEHRFRGDRIDNGSLGEELSSSESYNSDDKEECVLVDALATAISHVRISEPKRTRLCVPTGPIVQEGSSNMKANNLCKAF; encoded by the exons atgaggaagaagagaaaaggaagTGGGGCTGATGCGTCTGAGGAGAATCCTGTTATTTTGGCTGCTTCCAGTCATGGCTCGAATTGGAGGTCGCATTACTCGCTCGAAGATTGTTCTAGGTTGAAGAAGAGGTGTAAGGAAGATGCAGAGGCTGAGCTTGCTTCTTCTTATAAGAGTAGGCTTGCTGGCATTGCTACCGCGCCGCCGTGTGGGACGTCGTCGCTGATCACGCCGGGAAGAGGGCTCAAGAGGAAGATAGGTTGTATTGATGTTGCTACGCAGATGGgcaggaagaagaagattgagGATGATTATGTTATGTGCGAAACGATCGGGCAAGGGAAGTTTGGATCGGTCTGGCTGTGTCGGTCGAGGGTTAGTGGAGCGGAGTTTGCTTGTAAGACTTTGAAGAAAGGGGAGGAGACGGTTCATCGGGAGGTTGAGATCATGCAGCACTTGTCTGGACATTCCGGGGTCGTGACGCTGCAAGCGGTTTATGAAGAAGCTGATTGCTTTCATCTCGTGATGGAGTTGTGCTCCGGTGGACGACTGATTGATCAAGTGGTTAGCGACGGCCCGTATTCGGAGCAGCGGACTGCTAATTTAATCAAGGAAGTGATGTTAGTCGTCAAGTATTGTCATGACATGGGAGTTGTGCACAGAGATATCAAACCTGAGAATATTCTGCTCACGGCATCGGGAAAATTAAAACTTGCAGATTTTGGCCTGGCAATGAGAATTTCAGAAG GTCAGAACTTGACTGGTTTGGCTGGAAGCCCTGCATATGTTGCCCCAGAAGTATTGTTGGGAAAATACTCTGAGAAGGTTGATATATGGAGTGCTGGAGTGCTCCTGCATGTTCTGTTGGTTGGCAGTCTTCCTTTTCAAGGAGATTCATTAGAAGCTGTTTTTGAGGCTATTAAGACAGTCAAATTAGATTTCCAAGCGGGGATGTGGGAGTCAATATCTAAACCTGCACGTGACCTTCTTGGGAGAATGCTGACAAGGGATACTTCAGCAAGGATATCAGCTGATGAAGTACTTC GACATCCATGGATTTTGTTCTACACCGCACAGACATTGAAGATGCTGCCTATCAAAACAAAAACGAAGCACCAAATTGGTGCTGCATGCGGACAGCATATCACTGCAACTGAACATAGGTTTAGAGGAGACAGGATAGATAATGGCTCACTTGGAGAGGAACTCTCATCTTCTGAAAGTTACAATTCAGATGACAAGGAAGAATGTGTTTTGGTTGATGCGCTTGCCACAGCAATTTCACATGTGAGGATATCTGAACCAAAGAGAACCAGGTTGTGTGTTCCTACCGGCCCAATAGTGCAGGAAGGTTCATCTAACATGAAGGCTAACAATCTCTGTAAAGCATTTTGA
- the LOC130718634 gene encoding bet1-like protein At4g14600, translated as MSFNSHRGPSSYGDAAPFRSREGLSTRAGAASDEIQLRIDPVGDMDDEITGLRGQVRKLRNVAEEIGTEVKSHRDFLEVMQMTMIKAQAGVKNNLRRLNKSIVQNGSNHIVHVVVFALICFSIVYFWSKISRK; from the exons ATGTCGTTCAATTCGCACAGAGGACCCTCTTCCTACGGCGACGCTGCCCCTTTCCGATCAAG AGAAGGGCTTAGCACGAGAGCAGGTGCTGCCTCCGATGAAATTCAATTGCGTATTGATCCCGTCGGGGACATGGACGATGAAATCACCGGTCTTCGTGGCCAAGTTCGAAAATTGAGAAAT GTTGCCGAGGAGATAGGTACAGAAGTGAAGTCTCACAGAGATTTTCTGGAAGTGATG CAAATGACAATGATAAAGGCTCAAGCTGGGGTGAAGAATAACTTAAGAAGATTGAACAAGAGCATCGTCCAAAATGGTTCAAACCATATTGTTCATGTGGTTGTTTTTGCACTAATCTGTTTCTCCATAGTGTACTTTTGGTCAAAGATTTCCAGAAAATGA